The following nucleotide sequence is from Tribolium castaneum strain GA2 chromosome 5, icTriCast1.1, whole genome shotgun sequence.
TTATGTCACACATTGTacacgaaaataaatttttatttgcgttTTCGAAATCGGTCCGTCaaggtttttattaatctcGTTACgtaactattaccttaattagaTAAAGTGATTTTTGACCACGAATAGGCCTTGAGCTTGCTCTAAAAAATGTGGGACTGGAAGTGTTAGAAATGCTAGAAATGGATCATCACACACTGACTTTGCACGACTTTGTGAACgcaaaaattatgaaacacCGGGAAAATAAATGAAACGAAGGTTGAAGAAAGGAAATATAATTGagttatttatgtaaaataatgaCAAAGCCACGTGACTGAATTTGAAAAACTCACTTTTCtttaatcatcttttttgaaGCCGGATTCACTCACTCCGAAAATCTACTGCCAACTTTGCTTACTTCGCGTACAATTAAACCTGCCGTTATCACATGATAAGAGATAAGAATGTGGCTAGGAACGACCCATGACACTTAAAACCGGCCGGACTTGGACCCACAACTAATTGGAAAAGAGAATCAAAGGTTAAAGAATTATTCTACACCCAGACCGCATTGTGATTCACATTTTGTTTAGGGGACTTTAAACTGTTGAAATTATTGGCGGTTTTTCTCCAAGACGTGTCCCTGGATGCACGTAGTGGGCGACGTGTCCCTGAACTAGACAAAGTTTGATTACAGTCATTTGTTAATTGACAATTTCTCGAGACGACTTTGTGAATGCTGCAATTTGCATGAAGGTCGCGGAAAgaaaattcgttaaaaattCTTGCTGAAAATAAACGACTTCTTATCATCTGTAAACACTTGTTGCAGATAAGTGGAATTGTTACGAAACAAGAATAATTTCGGAAAAAATCGGGCGCGTGCAGGTGTTGTTGGGTATAATAAGATTTGAATATTTATGTTGTTTACCACTGTCCGATACTATGACGCGGATAAAAGGCTCACAGATTTTGTCTCGTCTTGTTATAAACACACAGAAATAACGAAAAGTTCTTTTTTTAGTGATAATCAATCATGGTGACTTTATTACCTTATCGATGttatcaataatttattagtaatTTCTACAGACAGTGGGGACTGACTTGGCTTCAAATGACGATTTGTTTTATGAACGAGACCAGTCTTGAATGTTCATCAAGTGCTAATTGCTCTAATTCACAAAATTGCAACGTGAATTAACACATGGCTTCAAATTGGCCTTAAGTGACATCATCAGATTgaaattaacataaaattaTCAGCGGATTGTAATTTATTAGACGTTCAGTAAATTTGAACGtagaaaacaaattacatGAACCCTGTAATTATTTGACAATTTGCCAAATTCGGGCGGCAATCTGCCTTGACGTAAGTCGatgaatgaataaaaaattgcgagGGTCCAGGGACGATTTGACAATTATTGTGCGTTTACTCCTtggtcaaattatttttttaattagtcaCGAACATAGCAATAACACCGCACCATCAAATCAACACCTCCACGTCcccatttattaaaaaaaaattctttagcCTTCATTCGTCTTCAGAAGTTAtatgttgttatttattttcgaattTGTGTATAGCTTGATATGACAagcattttacataatttctagcaaataaaacacattttacTGTTTATACACTCatttattttcgattttttcagtctagacagTGATGAAACAGCTGGAGGTTGTTTAGACCTCGGTCCGCCttacacaatttttgttgatttaaatttgataaatataTCATTTTTGTCAGAGTATCAAAGTTTGGTCTACAGTACGTCTACTGATCACGCACAAACCCTtcattttaaaccaaaaaaacgtGTCATTAAACAAATCCACTTGATCCATTCGAACTTTGAGCTGTCCTAATTATCAGAGTGTCTTATTGTTTTCGCTTGTTTTTCTCAAACCAAAGTCCTTTACGTAATTACggtaattacttaaaaaattattgacatTTTCGTAGCATATGATTAAATTTGGGAGTAGTCTTAAGCCTTGTAACCAAATGATAATGACGGAGAGAAACGAGGTCTAGTAGACGTAGGAAAGGATGACGGTGGCACACTTGATGGGAAAGCTTTTTAAATCCAATCGCACGTTTCagatttattgaaacaataaattttgaaatttttcttttatcttAATTGACCTACAATTACGAAACAATGGAGTACATTTGAACTTGTGCAAAACTTATCGATCGATTCAAATAAATCAATCAGCAATTCAATTTAAGCACGTTGTATGACTTATGACCCCCCATTAGTCAAATGGGTAAATTTggcttttaaatttaaaagaagCAATAAAAATGGCACCTTTTATCGCCACTAGCAAATTGCGCACTTTTTCCGATAAAAAcaactcaattattttaacaacagagtaaataaaaaaatcacgatGGGTTTATTTCCTTTATTAAACAGAGCGGAGGCGTCATGTGCACGCGATTTGACTGCGATAAGGCCGTTATCCTGTTATCCTCATTTGTGCATCAAACATAAACACGGAAAAAATTTGACACAGATGCAACGAACTGGTTCTCGGCAAACCTTGAATAGATTAACCTCTAAAACCAGTTTCGAGGATTTAGCGGGTCGTGCCCTCTATGGACCGACCTTGCGACAACCACCCCTTAAGAGCGATTTTGCACGCGGCAATTACGAAAAAGAGGTCACTCGAATTTGCGTTTCCTCTGACCGAGGCCTTGTAGGAAAATAACAGGCAGTCtctaaatattaatttcgTGCGACAACTGGGTAATTTGTGGTAATTCAGGAGCGACCCTTGGACTTTGAACAGCGGTAAATTGAGAATTTCCTACTCGAGACTGGCACATAGGGGTGGAATTCTCCGGCCGGCCTAGGTCAAGTCGAGTTCGTTTACCTCCATGGTAAATAAACCCATGGGACGCCGGTGACGGACACGTCGCCCTGACAGCAGCATATGTCAATatgacaatttttatctcgGACATAACCTGAAAGACGCCCCCGACACGAGTGTTCCTAACATCCAGCCCCCGCGGTTCGCGAATTAATTACTGATAAGGGAATTAGCGCCGAATAGGTTAAGTCACTCACCGAAGATTGCCGGAGGATTATCAGCGAAGCGGCTATCGGTGTTTTGAGTTAGTAGATATTATAAACACTAAACAGACGCCTGTTATCAGCGAAACTTACACAACTAAGGCGCGATTCGcattgataaaaatgtgacACACTGTATTTTTGGACAGGTCGAAATCCGCCAATCAGAAGAGAGCATGAATGGGAGGGAGAGTGGCGTGATTCTTTACGTCACCATGTGCACAACGACAAAATCAATATTTACCCCTGTTAAGCCCTCTAACTCACTAAAACCCCCACGAATTAACACAAAAATGATCGCTGGACACACCACCCTTAACTTCCGACCGAAAAAAACGCGCAAAATTCACCCATCCTCCGGGAAATTAAAGACAATCACCCGATTTTTTTGAACGCTAATTTGAACTGGCGCCGCAGGGGCCGACAACAGCCGACAAAAAACCCTAACCCGATTGAGTAACTTAGGTTAGGTTAGTTTTTCCCATGGAATTATCGGAAGAAGTTACGaatattttgcacaaaaacacGATTCAGTACTTGCACGACTTGGCAGACAAGGTCCCCGATAGTCTAAATGTGTTAAAATCATACTACGCGTAAGTTGTCACACTTGGCGAAAGTTAGGTTATAAATAGGCTATTCTAGGTCAAAGTTTCGAATTTCGGAACTCCAGACAAAGATTTGTTTGAAGAAGAGTAAAAATAAGTTGGACGCAAGGTGCCCGAAATGTTGTCTCAAATTACGTGAGACTGGGGCCACCTGTTACGTTAAACCTGAGACTCACAAAtcaaaattcgcaaaaaaattacttaagaaGGTCCAAGCTCAAAAAAGACTGACACATTTCCagatcaaatatttaaaaaataataacattaacgcCGAGAATACACTCGTACGTGTCAAAGTGTGCGTGTGTGCAAAACACTTATTGTTTACTTACAGGTAATTacttgcaatttttgtaaaaaagaaattagTCACAGATGTAACAAGTCAGTCAAGAGACGAAAATACCAGAAAGCCAAGAATCAGaataagaaaaatgctaagaagaaagataaattttGTGGTCTTAAGGAAGAAGCGGTGATATCTGTACAGAACGAaacacataaaattttaaataatgaatttaCTAAAAGGAAGGAAATTTTGCAAGAAAAGAGGAAGTTAAGTAAGTTGACGAAAATGCTCAAACAAAAATCGAACAACAAAAGTGGGTCTGCACTGACGCAGTTTTTACAatcgttaaataaatagcaaaaattcatagaaatctactttatttataaaataacattGAAAACAATAACACTGCATATTATGTCATTGGAAATTTTTACGTGGGGTTAATTTCGCTCAATCCAGTGGAATCTGCTCCTTCACAATctgaaaataaacaagtttcataagagaaacaatttttaatttaaccacAAACACCGTCAGTTGAGAATAATTGAATTTGCAACTAGTACAAGCTTTTATTTGCACAATTTCTGGAAAAACCTTTCATTTAGTCCCCACTTGACAGTAAAACCAGGGACTGGGGTGTTAGTGGGGTTCCGTTGGGCACATTGACAGACTATCTCAGCCAGAAGCCCGTGTTACGCACTAGCGCACGTGTGTAAGCCCCTACCTTGACACACAAAATTCTGTACTCCTGGTCGTTACAACTAGCCGTTCTTTCCGGCAAGTCTTTGCCGCGTCTCTTCAACTCCTGACTGACTTCCACCAGGTCCAGGATCGTGATTGGGTCCAGTTTGTGTCTGCCAATGAGCCCAACTAAATACTCGATGTAATGCAGCCTACACACAAAAGAATCATTAGACACTGGCCAGGGGAAGTACCTGATAGAGACGTGATCGGTACATTTCTCGGGGCGTACCGTACGCATTCGGCGGCAGTCGTTTGGCGGCCCGCCTGACCACAGTCTCGAGATCATCAGCGTTTAACAAGTCGATTGAGTCGATTGCGTGACGTCTTATTAACTTACACAAGTACTCTAAATAATGCATCCTAAACGAAAATCATAACGAAATTAACAAAGTGGGTAATACAGTTACCTGCAAAGACCGGCCTGGCCGGGGGAAACCTCGTTGTTGCACACCGTGTCGATGAGCCCGTTGGGGGTTTCCCGCTGCAGCGGCACGAAACACTTAGCTGCGGCTGCGGCGTTTTCCTCTTTATCGGCCGGGATGTCGGTATCGAAGGGGATTTTGTGCTCTTTGAGCAACTTTTGCAGCTCTGTTGGTTCCTTATCGCGCAAATAGAACAGACAGTTGCGGGGGTGGTGCGCATGGAGCCCCAATTTCCCGCAGTACTGGCTCACCCCACACTTGGCCCCCATCATAAAAGGCTTGCCACAGCCGTAGCAAAACTCGTGTTTGCACTGAGTGCAAGTAAAATGCATGCAGCCCCCTCGGGCCAGTGAATATCGAAATTTACATTTGGGGCAGTCTATGCCGTTTTCGGCTAAGTGTTTCGCAACCGCGGAGGTCTGGTTCTCCGGGTCGTTGGCGTCTTTCCATTCTGCGAATTTCTCGCAAGAGATGCCCTCGTGTTGTTTCTCCCACGGCCGGCGACAGTTTGCACACGTGACGCTTTTGCAGTCGGGACAAACGAGGCGTCTCTGGCGAGGATTGGCGATAAATCCGCTCGAACACTGATTAAAGTTAGCCGGGAAAATTACAGAAACCTATATTTGGAATTTAGAATTCCAAGGAGGTTTCTTCAAACGAAGCCAATCACCTGATTCATGGGATATTTTCCAGCGCACAGTTCGCAGTCTTGTTGCAAATATGCGATAGCGGCGTCTAGGGTGTGGCAGTCTTTAGCAGCTTCGAGAGCTTCCTCAGCGGAAAATTTAAGAGTCATTAAGCTAACGGCAAGCTCGGCTTGTTGGTAGCTCTCGACTTGGCCCTCGGCCAGGAAGCGCCTCGCCTGCCTCTAAGAacgatttttgtaataaaatattgactcaaagaaaaaaattaaataggcGATTTTGGCGGCCTTACCTCCATCAGCTCGATTTCACTCGGTTGCTTTACTTCAATATTAAGATCAATTTGATTATCCTCATCGTCATCATCATCCTCTTCCTCTTCTTCATCTTCCTCCTCACTTTCTTCAGAAACATACTCCTCCTCGGACTCACACGTCTCATCAAACTCATTTTTGCGACCCAAACTCGTGGTCAATTCCTCAACCCTTGCACTAATCTGTGCCAAATTAATATCAAGCTCATTGGCAATCTTCGCTTTCTTTTTATCAAACTCGTTATAGTCCTCAGTGTCGGACTCTTCAATCCCATCATACTCTTCAAAATCCTCGTAACTGTCTTCGTCAGTGCTCGGGTCGAGCAATTCTTCAACGTTACTGTCAGAAACAGAAGAATCGCTATCATTATCTAGTGATTTTGTGTAAGACAGCTGCTTCGAACTTGTCGTAGACTCAACGGAACTGTTCCGAAACGAACTCAGACTCCCCCTGTTCACAGTATTTAATTGTCGGTTCATCTCTTTGACAGTTTGAACACTTTGTTGCATCTCTTGTGCGATTTCGTCCAACTTCCGTTTTTGCATAACTGGACGTTTCTCCGATTCCGTATCACTTTTCGCTTTCTCAATCAAACTCCTAACCGGAATATGACTCCCGGTTTTAACCGGGATTTTACTTTGCACGTCGGGTGATTTCGGTTCGCTTTTGGAAACTGATCTCTGACGCGAAATCGGGATTTTTGATGGTCTTTTCGGGGGAACGGGAAGCAGAGATTGTTTATTTTGGGGTATTTGAATTGTGGTTGAAATTTTTGGCTGGGTTTCGGTCGAGGTCGAGGGTTTTTCAGCGTTATCAGAGGaagaattttcaatttttggttCACATGTACCGGTCTTTCACAACCATCGCATTTGATAAATGATTTAGTTTGATTTTCATTGACCGGATCTTTacattttaaacaagaaaaaggcattttgaaaaattaaatgctaaataaataaataattcaaataatcAAGAGTAagaaaaagtaagaaaaagTGAAGATAAACTGAAGATATCTGACGAGCAGCACGATAATCAATCGTTTGAAACCGATAAACtaaattcaactaaattacctTCGTTGTAGTACTCAAGATGACATAAGAGAAATCACTGTTACATCAAATgatgcacaaaaaaataagcaataCACTGATGTAAAATGCACTAATTAACTCAATTTATTACTTCAAAAATGTGAGACCAAATGCACTGCTAAACTTTTACAGTGTTCTCGCAAGAGAGTCTCGCTAtatttaatgttattattaggGATTTAATATTACGAACACTCAATAAAATccatattgttttatttaaattatttggcgaaacatttataatatattttgttatcaattttttataatatgataattcattttta
It contains:
- the LOC135266329 gene encoding E3 ubiquitin-protein ligase lubel-like isoform X2 is translated as MQKRKLDEIAQEMQQSVQTVKEMNRQLNTVNRGSLSSFRNSSVESTTSSKQLSYTKSLDNDSDSSVSDSNVEELLDPSTDEDSYEDFEEYDGIEESDTEDYNEFDKKKAKIANELDINLAQISARVEELTTSLGRKNEFDETCESEEEYVSEESEEEDEEEEEDDDDDEDNQIDLNIEVKQPSEIELMERQARRFLAEGQVESYQQAELAVSLMTLKFSAEEALEAAKDCHTLDAAIAYLQQDCELCAGKYPMNQVSVIFPANFNQCSSGFIANPRQRRLVCPDCKSVTCANCRRPWEKQHEGISCEKFAEWKDANDPENQTSAVAKHLAENGIDCPKCKFRYSLARGGCMHFTCTQCKHEFCYGCGKPFMMGAKCGVSQYCGKLGLHAHHPRNCLFYLRDKEPTELQKLLKEHKIPFDTDIPADKEENAAAAAKCFVPLQRETPNGLIDTVCNNEVSPGQAGLCRMHYLEYLCKLIRRHAIDSIDLLNADDLETVVRRAAKRLPPNAYGTPREMYRSRLYQIVKEQIPLD
- the LOC135266329 gene encoding E3 ubiquitin-protein ligase lubel-like isoform X4, whose translation is MQKRKLDEIAQEMQQSVQTVKEMNRQLNTVNRGSLSSFRNSSVESTTSSKQLSYTKSLDNDSDSSVSDSNVEELLDPSTDEDSYEDFEEYDGIEESDTEDYNEFDKKKAKIANELDINLAQISARVEELTTSLGRKNEFDETCESEEEYVSEESEEEDEEEEEDDDDDEDNQIDLNIEVKQPSEIELMERQARRFLAEGQVESYQQAELAVSLMTLKFSAEEALEAAKDCHTLDAAIAYLQQDCELCAGKYPMNQVSVIFPANFNQCSSGFIANPRQRRLVCPDCKSVTCANCRRPWEKQHEGISCEKFAEWKDANDPENQTSAVAKHLAENGIDCPKCKFRYSLARGGCMHFTCTQCKHEFCYGCGKPFMMGAKCGVSQYCGKLGLHAHHPRNCLFYLRDKEPTELQKLLKEHKIPFDTDIPADKEENAAAAAKCFVPLQRETPNGLIDTVCNNEVSPGQAGLCRL
- the LOC135266329 gene encoding E3 ubiquitin-protein ligase lubel-like isoform X1, with the translated sequence MQKRKLDEIAQEMQQSVQTVKEMNRQLNTVNRGSLSSFRNSSVESTTSSKQLSYTKSLDNDSDSSVSDSNVEELLDPSTDEDSYEDFEEYDGIEESDTEDYNEFDKKKAKIANELDINLAQISARVEELTTSLGRKNEFDETCESEEEYVSEESEEEDEEEEEDDDDDEDNQIDLNIEVKQPSEIELMERQARRFLAEGQVESYQQAELAVSLMTLKFSAEEALEAAKDCHTLDAAIAYLQQDCELCAGKYPMNQVSVIFPANFNQCSSGFIANPRQRRLVCPDCKSVTCANCRRPWEKQHEGISCEKFAEWKDANDPENQTSAVAKHLAENGIDCPKCKFRYSLARGGCMHFTCTQCKHEFCYGCGKPFMMGAKCGVSQYCGKLGLHAHHPRNCLFYLRDKEPTELQKLLKEHKIPFDTDIPADKEENAAAAAKCFVPLQRETPNGLIDTVCNNEVSPGQAGLCRLHYIEYLVGLIGRHKLDPITILDLVEVSQELKRRGKDLPERTASCNDQEYRILCVKIVKEQIPLD
- the LOC135266329 gene encoding E3 ubiquitin-protein ligase lubel-like isoform X3, with amino-acid sequence MQKRKLDEIAQEMQQSVQTVKEMNRQLNTVNRGSLSSFRNSSVESTTSSKQLSYTKSLDNDSDSSVSDSNVEELLDPSTDEDSYEDFEEYDGIEESDTEDYNEFDKKKAKIANELDINLAQISARVEELTTSLGRKNEFDETCESEEEYVSEESEEEDEEEEEDDDDDEDNQIDLNIEVKQPSEIELMERQARRFLAEGQVESYQQAELAVSLMTLKFSAEEALEAAKDCHTLDAAIAYLQQDCELCAGKYPMNQCSSGFIANPRQRRLVCPDCKSVTCANCRRPWEKQHEGISCEKFAEWKDANDPENQTSAVAKHLAENGIDCPKCKFRYSLARGGCMHFTCTQCKHEFCYGCGKPFMMGAKCGVSQYCGKLGLHAHHPRNCLFYLRDKEPTELQKLLKEHKIPFDTDIPADKEENAAAAAKCFVPLQRETPNGLIDTVCNNEVSPGQAGLCRLHYIEYLVGLIGRHKLDPITILDLVEVSQELKRRGKDLPERTASCNDQEYRILCVKIVKEQIPLD